A single Syngnathus acus chromosome 8, fSynAcu1.2, whole genome shotgun sequence DNA region contains:
- the lgals2a gene encoding lectin, galactoside-binding, soluble, 2a — protein MAGMIVKSMSFKVGQTLTIVGKALPDASNFALNLGPNETDITMHINPRFNAHGDENAVVCNSYQDGKWCEEHREGGFPFQQGEEFKIIIVFTPAEFQVTLSDGSQIHFPNRMGAEKYSFISFSGDARVTSLEIK, from the exons ATGGCC GGGATGATTGTTAAGAGCATGTCCTTCAAAGTAGGGCAGACTCTGACCATTGTGGGAAAGGCTCTGCCTGACGCTTCCAA CTTTGCACTCAACCTTGGCCCCAATGAGACGGACATCACCATGCATATCAACCCACGTTTCAACGCGCACGGAGACGAGAACGCTGTGGTTTGCAACTCTTACCAGGACGGCAAATGGTGCGAGGAGCACCGCGAGGGAGGATTCCCTTTCCAGCAGGGGGAGGAGTTTAaa ATCATCATTGTGTTCACGCCGGCAGAATTCCAGGTCACTCTGTCGGATGGCTCTCAAATCCATTTTCCCAATCGCATGGGCGCAGAAAAGTACTCTTTCATCAGCTTCAGCGGAGATGCTCGTGTCACCAGCTTggagattaaataa